AGAAATTGGTTAGTAAAATTGGGGATTATTTAAAGGCTGATACCTACATGTATGCTCCTTTGGTTATTTCTCAACCCTGGGATTCGGTTCATGTATCTAAAGGTACAATCTTAATCTATAGTAACAGGAAATTTTCATCTGTGTTTGTATCAATATCTAGACCATTTGTGTAACGGTAGGGTATATATGACCCACTTTTATAACGTGATAACAACGTATATCAACTCTAAATCGCAAAATTAAGGTGTATAGGCCCTTTTCCCTTTTATTAATAACTAAAAGCGAATCTTTTAAGAGAAGAGTACAAGAAAGGAGGTTAGGCTTTACCTTAATAATCAacggaaaaaaataaataggatTCAAGATTGTTCTGTGAAAACTTCCCCTGGATACCAAAGGTTAaacttttatgtttttttttcaaagaatATGATTGGTATGAAACACAATGCTGCGAGCAGCAGACACACACTATGTATTTTTTGTGTTTGTCTGTGTGGGATCATTTTGTCCACTTAAATTAAATTGCAGCTCTTCAAAGTTTGAACTCAATTAAAGgttactctttttctttttcctgtaCTCTAGGACCAGTTCCTATACAAGAAGAGATGGACAGTAAGAGATCTGCTGATGTGCTAAAAGGAGGGACTGAAAAAGTGGATGAAGCTGGTAGGAAGACAGTTAATGTGGTTAGCAAAGATCATAACATGGATGATTTTCCTCATACTAGGAGCCCTATGGTCACTCGTACTCGGGTGCGTAGAGAGACTGTGAAGCATATGATCTATCAAAACTGCTGACTTTTATTTGCGAGTTATACCCTCAGGTCTGTAATTTCTCTCATTTAGCTTTCATGCAATATTTGGATTGTTGTTTAGTTTTATAGAAGTTGTTCCACTATTTCTGCCTCTCCTTGTACATCACTGCAATTTGCAGTAGTTATTGAATTTGGcgttgtggtcgggccctttcccggaccctgcgcatagcgggagcttaagtgcaccgggctgccctttttttattgaatttggcGTTGTCAGTTTCTTAGTTTTCAGCATGTTACAGTTCATGTGCGATACTACAACTCACATTCGCCCGATTCCGCGTGATTGTGAATTTTTTTGAGCCATATCAAATATGAGTCCGGGTTGACATGGTGACAGTGAATTAGGAATCAATAGATGATTTTGGAGTTCATTACAGTATCCTTTTAAGGATGAATTTTGTGAAATATACTGTTCTATTTGATGACTATTCAAGAATGCTGTAATTTTAATGAAGTcgctttaattatttattttacctAATCATATGATACATGATAAATCAAATGAGGATCTTGATGCATGATACGGTACCCTGATTTGACCTCAGTAATTATTCTGTAGTCAAATTGTCTTCTCGATCCCATTTTTTAGGATCTCTTCCCTCTGTTCACTGGATGGTATTTTCACCGTCTTTGTGATACTATAATTCTCCTTTACTAGAATTGGAAAATACGTAGATTACTGATGGTGGTGCACAGTGAAGTATAGCGGTCTCCAGTGTGTGCCAAGTTTATCCTAGTAGTAGACGTCCAGAGTAATGTTGTTCAAGTTGAGACCTTTGACTTGAAGCACTCAGGGATTAGAGTAGTATTGGTGTATCTCCTACTTTGTCTTGGTCTAATCAATGTTTTTCCCTTGTGGTGATCATAAGGATGAGATTACACTTGCCTCAAAAACCAGAATGATGGAAGCCTGTGACAGAGGCAAAGCTACTTTTTTCTATAAACAATCTGTAAAGCTAACTTTGTTTAAACAGAACCACATATGACCATATTTTGCCTAGGACTTGTTCAAGTTAAATAGTTGTAGTACTCAAATGCTAAGCTGAGTGCTATTGTTATAATCACAGTGAACTTGGTGCTAGTATGTTAAAACAGATATATTGGTCTTTCTTATTGTGGAACTTGCATGATTGCTGAAATATATTGCACTTGTCATGTCTAGTCTGCAATTCTACTTTCGAGAGTTGCACTTGTCATGTCTTAAAGGACAATGCATCCATTTAATTGCGTAGAATTTACGTGCATAATGTTAATGTGTATGTGTGTGAGATTCCACTTGCTTCTTTTTCAGGCAGAGGGTGATAGATGAAGATGATTTTCTTGTGTGATGCTGCTGCTTAGCAAATCAGACTAAAGATTGTTTCGTCTCCTTAGGTAGTTAGTTAAGTTGTGTGTTATAATGTGACAACTAGGTACGTATGCTTGTTTTATTTGTCATTTAGATCTGGATAGTTCATGACTATTGTATAAAATGTGATAGGA
This sequence is a window from Solanum dulcamara chromosome 10, daSolDulc1.2, whole genome shotgun sequence. Protein-coding genes within it:
- the LOC129871668 gene encoding uncharacterized protein LOC129871668 produces the protein MGKESTFLSAVHLKKKPMKKPSSSKRKQFLNKVLDYLKSDTFMFAPMCSSRFSSGIGEDEKPLEGNDKKLVSKIGDYLKADTYMYAPLVISQPWDSVHVSKGPVPIQEEMDSKRSADVLKGGTEKVDEAGRKTVNVVSKDHNMDDFPHTRSPMVTRTRVRRETVKHMIYQNC